From one Mobula birostris isolate sMobBir1 chromosome 20, sMobBir1.hap1, whole genome shotgun sequence genomic stretch:
- the LOC140185268 gene encoding E3 ubiquitin-protein ligase TRIM39-like — protein sequence MDLRSSHRSPAQSDRLKAKGEQGAKKWPEFPLNTSSKTMFTHESAARVVDNRGTAGDRQLPESGSVLNQEVPGVNMASKAPAESWTEEVICPICLDFFTDPVSLECGHNFCRSCITRCWEREERNSCPECREVFADRTLRANRALANLAEKARNLNLNRKGKESKLQCAEHEEELKLFCETDKTLICVICAVAEEHREHRFKPIKEAVKIYMDQLKSSLHSLTKKKSDFQKKEQQQKEKISGVREQSHSLQSRFTSQFAELHQIITEKEQSLLRDLKEEEKRILNPMEKNLRKIQKHIRLIQEEISTLEKQMDQKDSVIFLKEEARRNRRINDDVQELSVTDEAQPFEKFDYPYLLNTVLRETLDAVNRVSVTLDVETANPCLEVSEDRKSVRWTRTLKNLPDTGKRFTVWACVLGSEGFTSGRHYWEVEVTGNRFWCLGVAAESVDRKGWVRLRPETGFWVIGRDGDVLHRNCDVFPSPGPRLPAGPIPGRVGVYLSYQSGTVSFYNAETKSHLHTFTGNKFTGKLYPLFWPRNVNQWLRICSGSAPGL from the exons ATGGATCTCCGGAGCTCTCACCGCTCTCCTGCGCAATCCGACAGGCTGAAAGCCAAGGGAGAACAAGGCGCAAAG AAATGGCCAGAATTTCCACTGAACACATCCAGCAAAACCATGTTCACCCATGAGTCTGCAGCGCGTGTAGTGGACAATCGCGGTACTGCAGGGGATCGGCAGCTCCCCGAAAGCGGAAGCGTTCTGAATCAGGAAGTGCCGGGAGTTAACATGGCTTCGAAAGCACCGGCCGAGAGTTGGACCGAGGAGGTAATTTGTCCCATCTGTCTGGATTTCTTCACCGATCCGGTGTCACTGGAGTGTGGACACAACTTCTGTCGTTCTTGTATCACACGGTgttgggaaagggaggagagaaactcctgcccggaatgtCGAGAGGTGTTTGCTGACCGCACCCTCAGGGCCAATCGGGCCTTAGCAAATCTGGCTGAAAAAGCTCGAAATCTAAACCTAAATCGGAAAGGGAAGGAAAGTAAACTTCAGTGCGCggaacatgaggaagaactgaagctgttttgtgaaacggacaagacactgatctgtgtgatctGCGCAGTTGCGGAAGAACACAGAGAGCACCGCTTCAAGCCGATTAAAGAAGCTGTTAAAATCTACATG GATCAGCTAAAATCTTCCTTACACTCTCTCACAAAAAAGAAATCAGACTTCCAGAAAAAGGAACAGCaacagaaagagaagatttcCGGAGTTCGG GAACAGTCACACAGCCTTCAGTCCCGCTTCACATCCCAGTTTGCTGAACTGCACCAGATTATCACTGAGAAAGAGCAGAGTTTACTCAGGGATCTCAAGGAAGAAGAGAAGAGGATTCTCAATCCAATGGAGAAAAATCTTCGTAAGATTCAGAAGCATATAAGGCTTATTCAGGAGGAAATCTCTACGTTAGAGAAACAGATGGATCAAAAAGACAGTGTGATTTTTCTCAAG gaggaagcTCGTCGGAACAGGAG GATTAATGACGATGTCCAGgaattgtcagtgacagatgaggcCCAACCGTTTGAAAAATTCGATTACCCCTATTTGTTAAACACAGTGCTGAGAGAAACACTTGATGCCGTTAATCGAG tctctgtcaccctggatgtggaaacggcgaATCCGTGTctcgaggtgtctgaggatcggaagagtgtgagaTGGACCCGGACCCTGAAGAATCTCCCTGACACCGGGAAGAGATTCACAGTCTGGGCTTgtgtgctgggatcggagggattcacatcggggagacattactgggaggtggaggtgacgggGAATCGGTTCTGGTGTCTGGGAGTTGCCGCAGAGTCTGTGGACAGGAAGGGATGGGTCAgactgagaccggagaccggattcTGGGTCATCGGGCGGGATGGTGACGTGTTACATCGGAATTGTGACGTGTTCCCCTCCCCTGGGCCCCGTCTCCCTGCCGGTCCCAtccccgggagggtgggagtttatctcagttaccagtccgggacagtttcattttacaacgcggagaccaagtcccatctccacaccttcactgggaataaattcacggGGAAACTTTATCCTCTCTTCTGGCCTCGGAATGTAAACcagtggctgagaatctgctccGGTTCCGCTCCGGGTCTGTAA